Proteins co-encoded in one Fusarium fujikuroi IMI 58289 draft genome, chromosome FFUJ_chr06 genomic window:
- a CDS encoding related to actin cytoskeleton protein (VIP1), which translates to MSANSTINVKNIASSTSDSEIKDFFSFCGKIADLKVTQEGETKSAEVIFEKETAKKTALLLNNTQLGPNHLEVTSAGADGEDDVHQATKNADRDSDEITQEEKPRARILAEYLAHGYVVGDAAIQRALDLDAAHNVSNRFFSTLQGLDQKYHATDRAKATDESYGITQRANSLWLGLSSYFEKASNTPTGKKIAEFYTEGSRQVQEVHAEARRLADLKKEEHGGSAYKAAGLEKVFGKEKTSGTAAPEAGQGSLGTSVPAASADNVPSVSAPEGGEKH; encoded by the exons atgtctgccAACTCTACTATCAACGTCAAGAACATCGCTTCGTCCACTAGCGACAGCGAGATCAAggacttcttcagcttctg TGGTAAGATCGCTGATCTCAAGGTCACCCAAGAGGGCGAGACCAAGTCCGCAGAGGTTATCTTCGAGAAGGAGACTGCCAAGAAGactgctcttctcctcaacaacacccaACTCGGTCCTAACCATCTTGAGGTCACCAGCGCCGGCGCTGACGGCGAAGACGATGTCCACCAAGCCACCAAGAACGCTGACCGCGACTCCGATGAGATCACccaagaggagaagcctCGCGCCCGCATCCTGGCCGAATACCTTGCCCACGGTTATGTCGTAGGCGACGCCGCCATCCAGCGTGCCCTCGACCTCGATGCCGCTCACAATGTCTCCAACCGCTTCTTCTCTACCCTCCAGGGTCTCGACCAGAAGTACCACGCTACCGACCGAGCCAAGGCCACCGACGAGAGCTATGGTATCACCCAGCGCGCCAACAGCCTCTGGCTCGGCCTCAGCTCTTACTTTGAGAAGGCCTCCAACACACCCACCGGCAAGAAGATCGCCGAGTTCTACACCGAGGGCAGCCGACAAGTTCAAGAGGTGCACGCCGAGGCTCGTCGCCTTGCtgatctcaagaaggaggagcaCGGTGGAAGCGCCTACAAGGCCGCTGGTCTCGAGAAGGTCTTCGGCAAGGAGAAGACCTCCGGTACCGCCGCCCCTGAGGCTGGTCAGGGTAGTCTAGGAACATCAGTTCCTGCCGCCTCTGCCGACAACGTTCCCAGCGTGAGCGCTCCTGAGGGTGGCGAGAAGCACTAA